A single window of Channa argus isolate prfri chromosome 2, Channa argus male v1.0, whole genome shotgun sequence DNA harbors:
- the cog8 gene encoding conserved oligomeric Golgi complex subunit 8 isoform X1, which produces MAAVDVEDESILASIFKDSFPDSWRNNPDFTAYLSELSSFGVEKLSREPERLAEERAQILQQTRELAFSNYQTFIRTADCTEHIYRDFGRVESSVSRLLDKLPGFGEKCRGFMKKAEEIGASRRMNSLTLNRHTEILEILEIPQLMDTCVRNGYYEEALELAAYVKRLEKKHSSLPVIQEIVREVRQSAQLMLNQLLQQLRSNSQLPVCLRVIGYLRRMYVFTEAELRVKFLQARGTWLNSILAAIPEDDPYFHITKTIEACRVHLFDIITQYRAIFSDEDPLVSPAGEQVVVNEGAIFYGWVVQKVAEFLETLDMDLQRGVGSRLDSLLGQCMYFGLSFSRVGADFRGQLAPMFQRVAAETFSRAVQEAMEKFQEDMNMYTLIAMPSVLAGIPSVAPSTQPGTLQPPMSLLEFQPLACFLNNILTAFNDLRLCCPIGVVEDVTKCLEDSLKMVTHQILLFHRAEESAFSSREKELFIKFCCSYAEDLLPFLNHCLQVLFPPAQLALILGVPVTQLHRYGSLGCIDLTAVLEPLDFLLPKRETSQPPAPDLNISTEPSSTTFEMQLKEPITHPDLILSQSGPKDPESELHAELMEPNSVEQKEEALEVEEFSLE; this is translated from the exons ATGGCGGCGGTGGACGTGGAAGATGAGAGTATCCTGGCGTCGATCTTTAAGGACAGCTTCCCGGACAGCTGGAGGAACAACCCGGACTTCACTGCCTACCTGTCCGAGCTCAGCTCCTTCGGGGTGGAGAAGCTGAGCCGAGAGCCGGAGCGGCTGGCGGAGGAGCGGGCTCAGATCCTGCAGCAGACCCGGGAACTGGCCTTCTCTAACTACCAGACCTTCATCCGCACCGCCGACTGCACCGAGCACATCTACCGGGACTTCGGCCGTGTGGAGAGCAGCGTGTCCCGGCTGCTGGATAAGCTGCCCGGCTTCGGGGAGAAATGCAG AGGGTTCATGAAGAAGGCGGAGGAGATCGGAGCCAGTCGTCGGATGAACAGCCTCACATTGAACCGTCACACTGAGATCCTAGAGATCCTGGAAATCCCGCAGCTCATGGACACCTGTGTCCGGAACGGCTACTATGAGGAGGCTCTAGAGCTGGCAGCGTATGTCAAGAGGCTGGAGAAGAAACACTCTTCTCTTCCAGTCATCCAG GAAATTGTACGTGAAGTGCGTCAGTCAGCTCAGCTCATGCTCAACCAGCTGTTGCAGCAGCTGCGCAGTAATTCGCAGCTTCCCGTGTGCCTGCGTGTCATTGGTTACCTGCGACGGATGTACGTGTTTACAGAGGCGGAACTGCGGGTGAAGTTCCTGCAAGCTCGCGGCACCTGGCTGAACTCTATTCTTGCCGCCATCCCCGAAGATGACCCTTATTTCCACATCACCAAAACTATAGAGGCCTGCAGAGTCCACCTGTTCGACATCATCACCCAGTACAGAGCCATCTTCTCAGATGAGGACCCCTTGGTGTCCCCTGCTGGTGAGCAGGTGGTGGTGAATGAGGGTGCCATTTTCTATGGCTGGGTAGTGCAGAAGGTGGCAGAGTTCTTGGAGACTTTAGATATGGACCTGCAGCGTGGTGTAGGGAGCCGCCTAGACTCTCTGCTGGGTCAGTGCATGTACTTTGGGCTGTCCTTCAGCAGGGTGGGGGCAGACTTCCGCGGGCAGTTGGCACCCATGTTCCAGCGGGTGGCGGCTGAGACGTTTAGCAGAGCTGTGCAGGAGGCAATGGAGAAGTTCCAGGAGGACATGAACATGTACACGCTCATCGCGATGCCCTCAGTGCTGGCAGGGATCCCCTCTGTGGCCCCAAGCACCCAGCCTGGCACTCTGCAGCCCCCCATGTCCCTGTTGGAGTTCCAGCCACTGGCCTGCTTCCTCAACAACATCCTGACCGCCTTCAATGACCTGCGGCTCTGTTGTCCCATTGGAGTGGTAGAGGACGTCACCAAATGTCTGGAAGACTCTCTGAAGATG GTGACCCACCAGATTTTGTTGTTTCACCGGGCTGAGGAGTCGGCtttcagcagcagagagaaggagCTGTTTATCAAGTTCTGCTGCTCGTACGCTGAAGATCTGCTGCCGTTCCTCAATCACTGTTTGCAGGTCCTGTTTCCTCCAGCTCAGCTTGCCCTCATCCTGG GTGTTCCAGTGACTCAGCTGCACAGGTATGGCAGTCTGGGATGCATCGACCTTACTGCAGTTCTCGAGCCTCTGGATTTTTTGCTTCCAAAAAGAGAGACATCACAGCCACCAGCACCGGATCTCAATATCAGCACAGAGCCTAGCAGCACGACGTTTGAGATGCAGCTTAAAGAACCGATAACACATCCAGACCTAATTCTAAGTCAGTCTGGACCCAAAGACCCAGAGTCTGAGCTGCATGCTGAGCTGATGGAGCCAAACTCTGTTGAACAAAAGGAAGAGGCGCTAGAGGTTGAAGAGTTTTCTTTGGAGTAA
- the cog8 gene encoding conserved oligomeric Golgi complex subunit 8 isoform X2 has translation MQVVFWFRGFMKKAEEIGASRRMNSLTLNRHTEILEILEIPQLMDTCVRNGYYEEALELAAYVKRLEKKHSSLPVIQEIVREVRQSAQLMLNQLLQQLRSNSQLPVCLRVIGYLRRMYVFTEAELRVKFLQARGTWLNSILAAIPEDDPYFHITKTIEACRVHLFDIITQYRAIFSDEDPLVSPAGEQVVVNEGAIFYGWVVQKVAEFLETLDMDLQRGVGSRLDSLLGQCMYFGLSFSRVGADFRGQLAPMFQRVAAETFSRAVQEAMEKFQEDMNMYTLIAMPSVLAGIPSVAPSTQPGTLQPPMSLLEFQPLACFLNNILTAFNDLRLCCPIGVVEDVTKCLEDSLKMVTHQILLFHRAEESAFSSREKELFIKFCCSYAEDLLPFLNHCLQVLFPPAQLALILGVPVTQLHRYGSLGCIDLTAVLEPLDFLLPKRETSQPPAPDLNISTEPSSTTFEMQLKEPITHPDLILSQSGPKDPESELHAELMEPNSVEQKEEALEVEEFSLE, from the exons ATGCAG GTGGTGTTCTGGTTTAGAGGGTTCATGAAGAAGGCGGAGGAGATCGGAGCCAGTCGTCGGATGAACAGCCTCACATTGAACCGTCACACTGAGATCCTAGAGATCCTGGAAATCCCGCAGCTCATGGACACCTGTGTCCGGAACGGCTACTATGAGGAGGCTCTAGAGCTGGCAGCGTATGTCAAGAGGCTGGAGAAGAAACACTCTTCTCTTCCAGTCATCCAG GAAATTGTACGTGAAGTGCGTCAGTCAGCTCAGCTCATGCTCAACCAGCTGTTGCAGCAGCTGCGCAGTAATTCGCAGCTTCCCGTGTGCCTGCGTGTCATTGGTTACCTGCGACGGATGTACGTGTTTACAGAGGCGGAACTGCGGGTGAAGTTCCTGCAAGCTCGCGGCACCTGGCTGAACTCTATTCTTGCCGCCATCCCCGAAGATGACCCTTATTTCCACATCACCAAAACTATAGAGGCCTGCAGAGTCCACCTGTTCGACATCATCACCCAGTACAGAGCCATCTTCTCAGATGAGGACCCCTTGGTGTCCCCTGCTGGTGAGCAGGTGGTGGTGAATGAGGGTGCCATTTTCTATGGCTGGGTAGTGCAGAAGGTGGCAGAGTTCTTGGAGACTTTAGATATGGACCTGCAGCGTGGTGTAGGGAGCCGCCTAGACTCTCTGCTGGGTCAGTGCATGTACTTTGGGCTGTCCTTCAGCAGGGTGGGGGCAGACTTCCGCGGGCAGTTGGCACCCATGTTCCAGCGGGTGGCGGCTGAGACGTTTAGCAGAGCTGTGCAGGAGGCAATGGAGAAGTTCCAGGAGGACATGAACATGTACACGCTCATCGCGATGCCCTCAGTGCTGGCAGGGATCCCCTCTGTGGCCCCAAGCACCCAGCCTGGCACTCTGCAGCCCCCCATGTCCCTGTTGGAGTTCCAGCCACTGGCCTGCTTCCTCAACAACATCCTGACCGCCTTCAATGACCTGCGGCTCTGTTGTCCCATTGGAGTGGTAGAGGACGTCACCAAATGTCTGGAAGACTCTCTGAAGATG GTGACCCACCAGATTTTGTTGTTTCACCGGGCTGAGGAGTCGGCtttcagcagcagagagaaggagCTGTTTATCAAGTTCTGCTGCTCGTACGCTGAAGATCTGCTGCCGTTCCTCAATCACTGTTTGCAGGTCCTGTTTCCTCCAGCTCAGCTTGCCCTCATCCTGG GTGTTCCAGTGACTCAGCTGCACAGGTATGGCAGTCTGGGATGCATCGACCTTACTGCAGTTCTCGAGCCTCTGGATTTTTTGCTTCCAAAAAGAGAGACATCACAGCCACCAGCACCGGATCTCAATATCAGCACAGAGCCTAGCAGCACGACGTTTGAGATGCAGCTTAAAGAACCGATAACACATCCAGACCTAATTCTAAGTCAGTCTGGACCCAAAGACCCAGAGTCTGAGCTGCATGCTGAGCTGATGGAGCCAAACTCTGTTGAACAAAAGGAAGAGGCGCTAGAGGTTGAAGAGTTTTCTTTGGAGTAA
- the nob1 gene encoding RNA-binding protein NOB1, producing the protein MAPTLVEHVVADAGAFLKKAPLQDIGRNVYTLRDVVNEIRDKPTRRSLAFLPYQIIFKEPAPEHIRHVTEFSKKTGDYPSLSATDIKVLALTYQLELEHVGTKHLRREPEVKVNIHSTQRHPETPVNVAGFHFPSKKPADTSSSRQPDTDTADTEQFNSFQFWREPLPSIDNDLLELLEPVEVLNSSNKQTIKNPQAPDSDEFNSFQFWREPLPSVDDSLLDLLKLEDVSGSGSSPQRDVQSDDEDKENEPDGEEDEDDNEGGWITPSNIKQVKMESADWVAPGDVRVGCLTTDFAMQNVLIQIGLHVLSVNGMLIKQARNYILRCHACFKTTSNMTKVFCPNCGNQTLKKVAVTVNEDGTMQMHFSKNPKVLNPRGLRHSLPLPHGGKHSNNPHLTEDQRLPQQRLSRKARQKTNVFDPDYVAGSSPFCENDIYSRAANLQIRDSQFGGGRKRENPNAARKKFVKKK; encoded by the exons ATGGCGCCGACTCTGGTGGAACATGTTGTCGCAGATGCTGGAGCGTTTTTAAAGAAAGCTCCTCTCCAG GATATCGGGAGGAACGTCTACACTCTAAGAGATGTGGTGAACGAGATCAGAGACAAACCGACCAGGAGGAGTCTGGCCTTCCTGCCGTACCAGATCATCTTCAAGGAGCCAGCTCCTGAACACATCCGACACG TGACGGAGTTCTCAAAGAAGACCGGAGACTACCCGAGTCTTTCAGCCACTGATATCAAAGTCCTGGCTCTGACGTACCAACTAGAGCTGGAGCATGTTGGCACCAAACACCTGAGGAGAGAGCCAGAGGTCAAG GTTAATATTCACAGCACACAGCGCCACCCAGAGACACCTGTTAACGTTGCAGGGTTCCACTTCCCCTCCAAg AAACCTGCAGACACATCGAGCAGCAGACAGcctgacacagacacagctgACACTGAACAATTTAACAGCTTTCAGTTCTGGAGAGAACCTCTGCCGTCCATCGACAACGACCTGCTGGAGTTACTG GAACCAGTAGAGGTTTTGAATTCAAGCAACAAACAGACAATTAAGAACCCTCAGGCACCAGACAGTGACGAGTTCAACAGCTTCCAGTTCTGGAGAGAACCACTTCCATCTGTTGATGACAGCCTGCTGGATTTACTG AAATTGGAGGACGTCTCAGGGTCAGGCTCGTCACCTCAAAGAGACGTCCAATCAGATGATGAGGACAAAGAGAATGAGCCAgatggagaggaggatgaggatgataATGAAGGAGGTTGGATCACTCCGAGTAACATCAAACAGGTGAAGATGGAATCGGCTGATTGGGTGGCTCCTGGTGATGTCAGAGTCGGATGTTTGACCACTGACTTTGCCATGCAG AATGTTCTCATTCAGATTGGACTCCACGTGCTCTCTGTTAACGGGATGTTGATCAAACAGGCCAGAAACTACATCCTGAGATGCCACGCCTGCTTTAA GACGACGAGTAACATGACTAAAGTTTTCTGTCCCAACTGTGGAAACCAAACTCTAAAGAAGGTGGCAGTGACAGTGAACGAAGACGGCACCATGCAGATGCATTTCTCCAAAAACCCCAAAGTGCTGAACCCCAGAGGACTCAGG CACTCGCTGCCTCTACCCCACGGTGGGAAACACAGTAACAACCCCCACCTGACAGAGGACCAACGTTTACCCCAGCAGAGACTCTCCAGAAAGGCTCGTCAGAAGACCAACGTGTTCGACCCCGACTATGTGGCCGGATCGTCGCCTTTCTGTGAGAATGACATCTACAGCCGCGCCGCTAACCTGCAGATCAGAGACAGCCAGTTTGGAGGTGGCAGGAAGCGAGAAAACCCCAACGCCGCCCGCAAGAAGTTTGTTAAGAAGAAGTAG
- the wdr59 gene encoding GATOR2 complex protein WDR59 isoform X2, translating to MAARWSSENVVVEFRDAQATTMSVDCLGYQAVLSGRRFLYIVNLEAPSEPPRKISRQSKWDVGTVQWNPHKSESHVFAASSNQRVDLYSWRDGCGEVHTSLQGHTRVISDLDWSWFEPEFLVTSSVDTYIYIWDTRDTRKPTVALSAVAGASQVKWNRKNQNLLASSHDGDVRIWDKRKPNTAAEYVAAHLSKIHGLDWHPDNEFILATSSQDNSVRFWDYRQPRKYLNILSCQVPVWKARYTPFSNGLVTVMVPQLRRENSLLLWSTLDLNSPVHAFVGHDDVVLEFQWRPQKEGSKDYQLVTWSRDQTLRIWKVDPQLQKLCVSDMVEDLMEGISLNEELEKSSQEPEIQHSVGPTAGNLQDQSISLNSGGRQDSVVGSGLPQTLQQEFSLVNLQIRNVNVEMDAVNCSCVVSAHFGSHQVHLVVKFPAQYPNNAAPTFQFVSPTTIPSDMRIKIQKILTDTSLQKVKRNQNCLEPCVRQLVSCLESDMTQDDGPATGPFVLSNPVTPALPAFPRVTNTYGSYQDANIPFPRTSGARFCGTGCLVYFTRPITMHRSVPPTEPTPRSLSALSAYHSGVLTPMKMRSESQSTLRLYSGSPTRSDKDTVSISSFYYKERKSRRFKTKREGTDYSNRPIKLAGKVIIQEISCLLPVHKALGESYILNMNDIQEMCQKNAAAALLVGRRDVAKVWALASAATSQDLSPDPDPDTETPWARHPFGRHLLETLLDHYSHMSDVQTLAMLCSVFRAQPPPQDSYSLYGHHPSRSSMFPPPHSRYPSYTSSSVTSGSCSSTSDSINTTTWNTGRDPEHPNPWGESSPDDYRYGNPCYTDPREREREQHDMNKRLLDPANTLQFDDFKKCYGEILYRWRLREKRADVLKFASCPPEPHKGIEFGVYCCNCRSQARGTVCAVCKHLTFQCAICHVAVRGSSNFCLSCGHGGHTSHMMDWFRRQDECPTGCGCHCLLQSTF from the exons ATGGCGGCTCGGTGGAGCAGTGAGAATGTGGTGGTGGAGTTTCGGGATGCGCAG GCCACCACCATGTCAGTGGACTGCCTGGGCTACCAGGCCGTGCTCTCTGG GCGTCGTTTCCTGTACATAGTGAATCTGGAGGCTCCATCTGAACCACCTCGGAAAATTAGCCGTCAGAGTAAATGGGACGTTGGCACGGTGCAGTGGAACCCCCACAAATCAGAGTCACATGTCTTCGCCGCCTCG AGTAACCAACGTGTGGATCTGTACTCGTGGAGGGATGGCTGTGGAGAGGTTCACACCTCACTGCAGGGACACACTCGGGTCATCAG TGATCTGGACTGGTCCTGGTTTGAACCTGAGTTTCTGGTCACCAGCTCAGTGGACACCTACATCTACATCTGGGACACCAG AGACACTCGGAAACCCACCGTGGCTCTCTCTGCTGTCg CCGGGGCGTCTCAGGTAAAGTGGAATAGGAAGAACCAGAATTTGCTTGCGTCAAGTCATGATGGAGACGTCAGGATCTGGGACAAAAGG AAGCCGAACACAGCAGCTGAGTATGTGGCTGCTCACCTGTCGAAGATCCATGGACTCGACTGGCATCCAGACAACGAGTTTATCCTCGCTACGTCAAGCCAGGACAATTCAGTGAGG TTTTGGGATTACAGACAGCCCAGGAAGTACCTGAACATCCTGTCCTGTCAGGTGCCTGTCTGGAAGGCCAGGTACACG CCCTTCTCAAACGGTCTGGTCACAGTGATGGTTCCTCAGCTGAGGAGAGAGAACAGTTTGTTACTGTGGAGCACGCTCGACCTCAACAGTCCCGTCCACGCTTTCGTCGGACATGACGACGTGGTCCTGGAGTTTCAGTGGAGGCCGCAGAAAGAAG GCTCTAAGGATTATCAGCTGGTCACATGGTCGAGAGATCAGACCCTGAGAATATGGAAGGTGGATCCTCAGCTGCAGAAG CTGTGTGTCAGTGACATGGTGGAGGACCTGATGGAGGGGATATCTCTGAACGAGGAGTTGGAGAAGTCCTCTCAGGAGCCTGAGATCCAGCACAGCGTTGGTCCCACTGCAGGAAACCTCCAGG ATCAGAGCATCTCTCTAAACTCTGGAGGTCGTCAGGACTCGGTGGTGGGTTCAGGTCTCCCCCAGACTCTGCAGCAGGAGTTCTCTCTGGTCAACCTGCAGATAAGGAATGTTAATGTAGAG atgGACGCAGTGAACTGCAGCTGTGTGGTATCTGCTCACTTTGGCAGCCATCAGGTTCACCTGGTGGTGAAGTTTCCCGCCCAGTACCCCAACAACGCTGCCCCCACCTTTCAGTTTGTCTCCCCGACCACCATCCCTTCTGACATGAGGATCAAGATACAGAAG ATCCTGACAGACACGTCACTGCAGAAAGTAAAGAGGAACCAGAATTGTTTGGAGCCGTGTGTCCGACAGCTGGTGTCCTGTCTGGAGTCGGATATg ACTCAGGACGACGGCCCAGCAACTGGTCCTTTCGTCCTCTCTAACCCTGTTACTCCGGCCCTGCCAGCATTCCCTCGAGTCACCAACACATACGGCTCATATCAG GATGCAAACATCCCATTCCCTCGGACCTCAGGGGCTAGATTCTGTGGCACTGGCTGCCTCGTCTACTTCACCCGACCAATCACAATGCACCGCTCTGTCCCACCCACAGAGCCCACCCCCAG GTCTCTGTCAGCTCTGTCGGCCTATCACAGTGGTGTGCTGACTCCCATGAAGATGCGTTCAGAGTCTCAGAGCACGCTCCGGCTCTACAGCGGCAGCCCGACTCGCTCCGACAAGGACACagtctccatctcctccttttattacaaagaacgg AAATCCCGCCGGTTTAAAACAAAGCGAGAGGGGACAGACTACAGCAACCGTCCCATTAAACTGGCTGGCAAAGTCATCATCCAGGAGATCTCCTGCCTGCTACCTGTCCACAAAGCTCTGGGAGAGAGCTACAT TCTCAACATGAACGACATCCAGGAAATGTGTCAGAAGAATGCAGCTGCAGCGCTTCTAGTTGGACGCAGAGATGTGGCAAAG GTTTGGGCTCTGGCGTCTGCAGCCACCAGTCAGGATCTGAGCCCAGATCCAGACCCAGACACAGAGACTCCCTGGGCCAGACACCCATTTGGACGCCACCTGCTGGAGACTCT TTTGGATCACTACAGTCACATGAGTGACGTTCAGACTCTGGCCATGCTGTGCAGCGTCTTCAGAGCTCAGCCTCCACCTCAGGACTCTTACTCACTGTACGGACACCACCCATCACGCTCCTCCATGTTCCCCCCACCCCACTCACGTTAT CCCAGCTACACCTCCAGCTCAGTCACCTCCGGATCATGCTCCAGCACCTCCGACTCCATCAATACAACCACCTGGAACACAGGCCGAGACCCCGAGCACCCCAACCCCTGGGGGGAATCCTCTCCTGACGACTATCGCTATGGAAACCCATGCTACACAGATCCACGGGAACGAGAACGAGAGCAGCACGACATGAACAAGAG GCTGCTGGACCCCGCCAACACGCTGCAGTTTGATGACTTTAAGAAGTGTTATGGTGAAATCTTGTACCGCTGGCgtttgagagagaaaagagccgATGTGCTCAAGTTTGCTTCTTGCCCTCCAGAACCTCACAAAGGCATCG AGTTCGGGGTGTACTGCTGTAACTGTCGCAGTCAGGCTCGTGGgacagtgtgtgctgtgtgtaaaCATCTCACCTTCCAGTGTGCCATCTGTCACGTAGCCGTACGAGGCTCCTCCAACTTCTGCCTGAGCTGCGGTCACGGAGGACACACCAGTCACATGATGGACTGGTTTCGGCGACAGGACGAGTGTCCGACCGGGTGTGGCTGCCACTGCCTGCTGCAGAGCACCTTCTGA
- the wdr59 gene encoding GATOR2 complex protein WDR59 isoform X1: MAARWSSENVVVEFRDAQATTMSVDCLGYQAVLSGRRFLYIVNLEAPSEPPRKISRQSKWDVGTVQWNPHKSESHVFAASSNQRVDLYSWRDGCGEVHTSLQGHTRVISDLDWSWFEPEFLVTSSVDTYIYIWDTRDTRKPTVALSAVAGASQVKWNRKNQNLLASSHDGDVRIWDKRKPNTAAEYVAAHLSKIHGLDWHPDNEFILATSSQDNSVRFWDYRQPRKYLNILSCQVPVWKARYTPFSNGLVTVMVPQLRRENSLLLWSTLDLNSPVHAFVGHDDVVLEFQWRPQKEGSKDYQLVTWSRDQTLRIWKVDPQLQKLCVSDMVEDLMEGISLNEELEKSSQEPEIQHSVGPTAGNLQDQSISLNSGGRQDSVVGSGLPQTLQQEFSLVNLQIRNVNVEMDAVNCSCVVSAHFGSHQVHLVVKFPAQYPNNAAPTFQFVSPTTIPSDMRIKIQKILTDTSLQKVKRNQNCLEPCVRQLVSCLESDMTQDDGPATGPFVLSNPVTPALPAFPRVTNTYGSYQDANIPFPRTSGARFCGTGCLVYFTRPITMHRSVPPTEPTPRSLSALSAYHSGVLTPMKMRSESQSTLRLYSGSPTRSDKDTVSISSFYYKERKLPISASRRWSVQTLHDWPKSRRFKTKREGTDYSNRPIKLAGKVIIQEISCLLPVHKALGESYILNMNDIQEMCQKNAAAALLVGRRDVAKVWALASAATSQDLSPDPDPDTETPWARHPFGRHLLETLLDHYSHMSDVQTLAMLCSVFRAQPPPQDSYSLYGHHPSRSSMFPPPHSRYPSYTSSSVTSGSCSSTSDSINTTTWNTGRDPEHPNPWGESSPDDYRYGNPCYTDPREREREQHDMNKRLLDPANTLQFDDFKKCYGEILYRWRLREKRADVLKFASCPPEPHKGIEFGVYCCNCRSQARGTVCAVCKHLTFQCAICHVAVRGSSNFCLSCGHGGHTSHMMDWFRRQDECPTGCGCHCLLQSTF, encoded by the exons ATGGCGGCTCGGTGGAGCAGTGAGAATGTGGTGGTGGAGTTTCGGGATGCGCAG GCCACCACCATGTCAGTGGACTGCCTGGGCTACCAGGCCGTGCTCTCTGG GCGTCGTTTCCTGTACATAGTGAATCTGGAGGCTCCATCTGAACCACCTCGGAAAATTAGCCGTCAGAGTAAATGGGACGTTGGCACGGTGCAGTGGAACCCCCACAAATCAGAGTCACATGTCTTCGCCGCCTCG AGTAACCAACGTGTGGATCTGTACTCGTGGAGGGATGGCTGTGGAGAGGTTCACACCTCACTGCAGGGACACACTCGGGTCATCAG TGATCTGGACTGGTCCTGGTTTGAACCTGAGTTTCTGGTCACCAGCTCAGTGGACACCTACATCTACATCTGGGACACCAG AGACACTCGGAAACCCACCGTGGCTCTCTCTGCTGTCg CCGGGGCGTCTCAGGTAAAGTGGAATAGGAAGAACCAGAATTTGCTTGCGTCAAGTCATGATGGAGACGTCAGGATCTGGGACAAAAGG AAGCCGAACACAGCAGCTGAGTATGTGGCTGCTCACCTGTCGAAGATCCATGGACTCGACTGGCATCCAGACAACGAGTTTATCCTCGCTACGTCAAGCCAGGACAATTCAGTGAGG TTTTGGGATTACAGACAGCCCAGGAAGTACCTGAACATCCTGTCCTGTCAGGTGCCTGTCTGGAAGGCCAGGTACACG CCCTTCTCAAACGGTCTGGTCACAGTGATGGTTCCTCAGCTGAGGAGAGAGAACAGTTTGTTACTGTGGAGCACGCTCGACCTCAACAGTCCCGTCCACGCTTTCGTCGGACATGACGACGTGGTCCTGGAGTTTCAGTGGAGGCCGCAGAAAGAAG GCTCTAAGGATTATCAGCTGGTCACATGGTCGAGAGATCAGACCCTGAGAATATGGAAGGTGGATCCTCAGCTGCAGAAG CTGTGTGTCAGTGACATGGTGGAGGACCTGATGGAGGGGATATCTCTGAACGAGGAGTTGGAGAAGTCCTCTCAGGAGCCTGAGATCCAGCACAGCGTTGGTCCCACTGCAGGAAACCTCCAGG ATCAGAGCATCTCTCTAAACTCTGGAGGTCGTCAGGACTCGGTGGTGGGTTCAGGTCTCCCCCAGACTCTGCAGCAGGAGTTCTCTCTGGTCAACCTGCAGATAAGGAATGTTAATGTAGAG atgGACGCAGTGAACTGCAGCTGTGTGGTATCTGCTCACTTTGGCAGCCATCAGGTTCACCTGGTGGTGAAGTTTCCCGCCCAGTACCCCAACAACGCTGCCCCCACCTTTCAGTTTGTCTCCCCGACCACCATCCCTTCTGACATGAGGATCAAGATACAGAAG ATCCTGACAGACACGTCACTGCAGAAAGTAAAGAGGAACCAGAATTGTTTGGAGCCGTGTGTCCGACAGCTGGTGTCCTGTCTGGAGTCGGATATg ACTCAGGACGACGGCCCAGCAACTGGTCCTTTCGTCCTCTCTAACCCTGTTACTCCGGCCCTGCCAGCATTCCCTCGAGTCACCAACACATACGGCTCATATCAG GATGCAAACATCCCATTCCCTCGGACCTCAGGGGCTAGATTCTGTGGCACTGGCTGCCTCGTCTACTTCACCCGACCAATCACAATGCACCGCTCTGTCCCACCCACAGAGCCCACCCCCAG GTCTCTGTCAGCTCTGTCGGCCTATCACAGTGGTGTGCTGACTCCCATGAAGATGCGTTCAGAGTCTCAGAGCACGCTCCGGCTCTACAGCGGCAGCCCGACTCGCTCCGACAAGGACACagtctccatctcctccttttattacaaagaacgg AAGCTTCCCATCTCTGCCTCCCGTCGCTGGTCTGTGCAAACCCTCCATGATTGGCCG AAATCCCGCCGGTTTAAAACAAAGCGAGAGGGGACAGACTACAGCAACCGTCCCATTAAACTGGCTGGCAAAGTCATCATCCAGGAGATCTCCTGCCTGCTACCTGTCCACAAAGCTCTGGGAGAGAGCTACAT TCTCAACATGAACGACATCCAGGAAATGTGTCAGAAGAATGCAGCTGCAGCGCTTCTAGTTGGACGCAGAGATGTGGCAAAG GTTTGGGCTCTGGCGTCTGCAGCCACCAGTCAGGATCTGAGCCCAGATCCAGACCCAGACACAGAGACTCCCTGGGCCAGACACCCATTTGGACGCCACCTGCTGGAGACTCT TTTGGATCACTACAGTCACATGAGTGACGTTCAGACTCTGGCCATGCTGTGCAGCGTCTTCAGAGCTCAGCCTCCACCTCAGGACTCTTACTCACTGTACGGACACCACCCATCACGCTCCTCCATGTTCCCCCCACCCCACTCACGTTAT CCCAGCTACACCTCCAGCTCAGTCACCTCCGGATCATGCTCCAGCACCTCCGACTCCATCAATACAACCACCTGGAACACAGGCCGAGACCCCGAGCACCCCAACCCCTGGGGGGAATCCTCTCCTGACGACTATCGCTATGGAAACCCATGCTACACAGATCCACGGGAACGAGAACGAGAGCAGCACGACATGAACAAGAG GCTGCTGGACCCCGCCAACACGCTGCAGTTTGATGACTTTAAGAAGTGTTATGGTGAAATCTTGTACCGCTGGCgtttgagagagaaaagagccgATGTGCTCAAGTTTGCTTCTTGCCCTCCAGAACCTCACAAAGGCATCG AGTTCGGGGTGTACTGCTGTAACTGTCGCAGTCAGGCTCGTGGgacagtgtgtgctgtgtgtaaaCATCTCACCTTCCAGTGTGCCATCTGTCACGTAGCCGTACGAGGCTCCTCCAACTTCTGCCTGAGCTGCGGTCACGGAGGACACACCAGTCACATGATGGACTGGTTTCGGCGACAGGACGAGTGTCCGACCGGGTGTGGCTGCCACTGCCTGCTGCAGAGCACCTTCTGA